In Calliopsis andreniformis isolate RMS-2024a chromosome 6, iyCalAndr_principal, whole genome shotgun sequence, a single genomic region encodes these proteins:
- the LOC143180318 gene encoding ATP-binding cassette sub-family F member 3 isoform X2, whose product MKSLRSQRMRQICVKLLEMLKGNSNDGDVERRKNGVNKVLNAPVHLGTMAATLEAQVEQIKSIWVTTRDDAMKVDAKKLEKAEAKLQQKQEKRVNNESSGRVNNISHGIEAASASQMTSKKDSRMETKGGVNKTQDIRIENFDVAYGDRILLQGADLTLAFGRRYGLIGRNGLGKTTLLRMISSKQLRIPSHIQVLHVEQEVAGNDTSALESVLECDQERSVLLSKEAELQAAIEKDGGKGDALDEELAKVYEAMQLAEVDKAPAKASAILSGLGFSVERQSWPTKSFSGGWRMRLALARALFSRPDLLLLDEPTNMLDIKAILWLEKYLQSWPTTLLVVSHDRNFLDTVPTDILYLRGQKIEAYRGNYEQFAKTKGERERNQQREYEAQQAKRAHVQEFIDRFRYNANRASSVQSKIKMLEKLPELKPMEKEGEVTLRFPDVEPLSPPILQLNEVSFSYTGGTDNLLFSGVNLTASLQSRICIVGENGAGKTTLLKIITGTLSPTKGTVHVHRNLKFGYFSQHHVDQLDMRVCPVELLQNHFPGKPIEEYRRMLGSFGISGNLALQTINSLSGGQKSRVAFALMCAAMPNFLVLDEPTNHLDIESIEALGKALNTCQAGVILVSHDERLIRMVCTELWVCGEGSVKCIEGGFDEYRKIVEKELEI is encoded by the exons ATGAAGTCGCTGAGAAGCCAGAGAATGAG gCAAATATGTGTAAAACTATTGGAAATGCTAAAAGGCAATTCGAACGATGGAGACGTAGAAAGGAGAAAAAATGGTGTGAATAAAGTGCTAAATGCACCTGTTCATCTGGGTACGATGGCTGCTACATTAGAAGCTCAAGTTGAACAAATAAAAAGTATATGGGTCACTACCCGAGATGATGCAATG AAAGTGGATGCTAAAAAGTTAGAAAAAGCAGAGGCAAAGTTACAACAGAAGCAAGAAAAACGCGTAAATAATGAGTCAAGTGGACGTGTGAATAATATAAGTCATGGTATTGAAGCAGCAAGTGCAAGTCAAATGACAAGTAAAAAGGATAGCCGAATGGAAACTAAGGGTGGTGTAAATAAAACTCAAGACATTAGGATAGAAAATTTCGACGTAGCATATGGAGACAGAATCTTATTGCAAGGAGCTGATTTGACTCTTGCATTTGGTAGACGCTATGGCCTTATCGGTAGAAATGGTCTTGGTAAAACTACTTTGTTGAGAATGATATCTAG TAAACAGTTGAGAATACCATCACATATACAAGTGCTGCACGTAGAACAAGAAGTTGCTGGTAATGACACTTCTGCTCTTGAATCTGTATTGGAATGCGATCAAGAACGGAGTGTGTTACTCAGCAAAGAAGCGGAACTACAAGCGGCGATAGAAAAGGACGGCGGTAAAGGAGACGCGTTAGATGAGGAATTAGCTAAAGTATATGAAGCGATGCAGCTAGCTGAAGTAGATAAAGCGCCTGCTAAAGCCAGTGCCATTTTATCTGGACTTGGGTTCTCTGTCGAAAGACAATCGTGGCCAACTAAGTCATTTTCTGGTGGTTGGAGGATGAGACTCGCACTTGCACGTGCATTATTCTCTAGGCCGGATCTTCTATTACTCGACGAACCTACGAATATGCTTGACATCAAAGCGATTCTTTGGTTAGAAAAATATCTTCAATCGTGGCCAACTACGTTGCTTGTAGTTTCACACGATCGAAACTTCTTAGATacg GTTCCCACCGACATATTATATTTGCGCGGACAAAAAATAGAGGCTTACCGCGGTAATTATGAACAGTTTGCAAAAACTAAAGGAGAACGTGAAAGAAACCAGCAAAGAGAATATGAGGCTCAGCAAGCCAAAAGAGCCCATGTACAGGAATTCATTGATCGATTTCGTTATAATGCTAATCGTGCTTCTAGTGTACAAAGCAAGATAAAGATGTTAGAAAAATT gcCGGAATTGAAACCAATGGAAAAAGAGGGAGAAGTAACACTTCGTTTCCCAGATGTCGAACCATTAAGTCCTCCAATATTACAACTCAACGAAGTGTCTTTCAGTTATACTGGAGGAACTGATAATTTGCTATTTAGTGGTGTGAATCTTACCGCTAGCCTACAATCCCGTATTTGTATCGTTGGAGAAAATGGCGCGGGCAAAACAACGCTTTTGAAGATAATAACAGGCACTTTGAGCCCAACTAAAGGCACGGTACATGTTCatcgaaatttgaaatttggatATTTCAGTCAGCATCATGTGGATCAGTTGGATATGCGCGTATGCCCAGTTGAATTACTGCAAAACCACTTTCCAG GTAAACCCATAGAAGAATATAGAAGAATGCTCGGAAGCTTTGGAATAAGTGGGAACTTAGCTTTGCAAACTATCAATTCCTTATCAGGAGGACAGAAATCAAGAGTTGCCTTTGCATTAATGTGTGCAGCTATGCCAAATTTCTTAGTGCTTGATGAACCTACGAATCATCTGGATATTGAATCAATTGAAGCCTTAGGCAAAGCTCTCAACACTTGTCAA GCTGGTGTCATATTAGTTTCGCACGATGAAAGATTAATTCGCATGGTATGCACTGAACTCTGGGTGTGCGGAGAGGGTTCTGTTAAGTGTATCGAAGGAGGTTTTGACGAATATCGTAAAATCGTTGAGAAGGAACTAGAAATATAA
- the LOC143180318 gene encoding ATP-binding cassette sub-family F member 3 isoform X1: MAVCGEYIRSQFPTIDDDLYQYVEGILDSSKDDFEDGDEVYEAIGEVLHEVAEKPENEVRQICVKLLEMLKGNSNDGDVERRKNGVNKVLNAPVHLGTMAATLEAQVEQIKSIWVTTRDDAMKVDAKKLEKAEAKLQQKQEKRVNNESSGRVNNISHGIEAASASQMTSKKDSRMETKGGVNKTQDIRIENFDVAYGDRILLQGADLTLAFGRRYGLIGRNGLGKTTLLRMISSKQLRIPSHIQVLHVEQEVAGNDTSALESVLECDQERSVLLSKEAELQAAIEKDGGKGDALDEELAKVYEAMQLAEVDKAPAKASAILSGLGFSVERQSWPTKSFSGGWRMRLALARALFSRPDLLLLDEPTNMLDIKAILWLEKYLQSWPTTLLVVSHDRNFLDTVPTDILYLRGQKIEAYRGNYEQFAKTKGERERNQQREYEAQQAKRAHVQEFIDRFRYNANRASSVQSKIKMLEKLPELKPMEKEGEVTLRFPDVEPLSPPILQLNEVSFSYTGGTDNLLFSGVNLTASLQSRICIVGENGAGKTTLLKIITGTLSPTKGTVHVHRNLKFGYFSQHHVDQLDMRVCPVELLQNHFPGKPIEEYRRMLGSFGISGNLALQTINSLSGGQKSRVAFALMCAAMPNFLVLDEPTNHLDIESIEALGKALNTCQAGVILVSHDERLIRMVCTELWVCGEGSVKCIEGGFDEYRKIVEKELEI; the protein is encoded by the exons ATGGCAGTCTGTGGAGAATATATTCGCAGTCAATTTCCTACGATAGATGATGATTTGTATCAATACGTCGAAG GTATTTTAGACAGTTCGAAAGATGACTTCGAGGATGGTGACGAGGTGTATGAAGCCATAGGAGAAGTACTACATGAAGTCGCTGAGAAGCCAGAGAATGAGGTTAG gCAAATATGTGTAAAACTATTGGAAATGCTAAAAGGCAATTCGAACGATGGAGACGTAGAAAGGAGAAAAAATGGTGTGAATAAAGTGCTAAATGCACCTGTTCATCTGGGTACGATGGCTGCTACATTAGAAGCTCAAGTTGAACAAATAAAAAGTATATGGGTCACTACCCGAGATGATGCAATG AAAGTGGATGCTAAAAAGTTAGAAAAAGCAGAGGCAAAGTTACAACAGAAGCAAGAAAAACGCGTAAATAATGAGTCAAGTGGACGTGTGAATAATATAAGTCATGGTATTGAAGCAGCAAGTGCAAGTCAAATGACAAGTAAAAAGGATAGCCGAATGGAAACTAAGGGTGGTGTAAATAAAACTCAAGACATTAGGATAGAAAATTTCGACGTAGCATATGGAGACAGAATCTTATTGCAAGGAGCTGATTTGACTCTTGCATTTGGTAGACGCTATGGCCTTATCGGTAGAAATGGTCTTGGTAAAACTACTTTGTTGAGAATGATATCTAG TAAACAGTTGAGAATACCATCACATATACAAGTGCTGCACGTAGAACAAGAAGTTGCTGGTAATGACACTTCTGCTCTTGAATCTGTATTGGAATGCGATCAAGAACGGAGTGTGTTACTCAGCAAAGAAGCGGAACTACAAGCGGCGATAGAAAAGGACGGCGGTAAAGGAGACGCGTTAGATGAGGAATTAGCTAAAGTATATGAAGCGATGCAGCTAGCTGAAGTAGATAAAGCGCCTGCTAAAGCCAGTGCCATTTTATCTGGACTTGGGTTCTCTGTCGAAAGACAATCGTGGCCAACTAAGTCATTTTCTGGTGGTTGGAGGATGAGACTCGCACTTGCACGTGCATTATTCTCTAGGCCGGATCTTCTATTACTCGACGAACCTACGAATATGCTTGACATCAAAGCGATTCTTTGGTTAGAAAAATATCTTCAATCGTGGCCAACTACGTTGCTTGTAGTTTCACACGATCGAAACTTCTTAGATacg GTTCCCACCGACATATTATATTTGCGCGGACAAAAAATAGAGGCTTACCGCGGTAATTATGAACAGTTTGCAAAAACTAAAGGAGAACGTGAAAGAAACCAGCAAAGAGAATATGAGGCTCAGCAAGCCAAAAGAGCCCATGTACAGGAATTCATTGATCGATTTCGTTATAATGCTAATCGTGCTTCTAGTGTACAAAGCAAGATAAAGATGTTAGAAAAATT gcCGGAATTGAAACCAATGGAAAAAGAGGGAGAAGTAACACTTCGTTTCCCAGATGTCGAACCATTAAGTCCTCCAATATTACAACTCAACGAAGTGTCTTTCAGTTATACTGGAGGAACTGATAATTTGCTATTTAGTGGTGTGAATCTTACCGCTAGCCTACAATCCCGTATTTGTATCGTTGGAGAAAATGGCGCGGGCAAAACAACGCTTTTGAAGATAATAACAGGCACTTTGAGCCCAACTAAAGGCACGGTACATGTTCatcgaaatttgaaatttggatATTTCAGTCAGCATCATGTGGATCAGTTGGATATGCGCGTATGCCCAGTTGAATTACTGCAAAACCACTTTCCAG GTAAACCCATAGAAGAATATAGAAGAATGCTCGGAAGCTTTGGAATAAGTGGGAACTTAGCTTTGCAAACTATCAATTCCTTATCAGGAGGACAGAAATCAAGAGTTGCCTTTGCATTAATGTGTGCAGCTATGCCAAATTTCTTAGTGCTTGATGAACCTACGAATCATCTGGATATTGAATCAATTGAAGCCTTAGGCAAAGCTCTCAACACTTGTCAA GCTGGTGTCATATTAGTTTCGCACGATGAAAGATTAATTCGCATGGTATGCACTGAACTCTGGGTGTGCGGAGAGGGTTCTGTTAAGTGTATCGAAGGAGGTTTTGACGAATATCGTAAAATCGTTGAGAAGGAACTAGAAATATAA